The sequence below is a genomic window from bacterium.
GCCCTGCCGATCCATTTCGCGGCCGGCGACCCGTTCGCAGATCCAGCGCTCGGTTTCGGAGATGCTTCTGCGGGCGCCATCTCGGAACGACGTGTTGGCGCCACTCGGGAGAGCTCCGCTCAGCTTGGTGTCGAGAAACTCGGCAAGCCGTCGGCCCTCCCTTGGCGGATCGCCTACCAGATCTTCGAAACGCACGCGCAACATCGGAACATCGAGAGCCCGGGCGTACTGATCTGCCCGTTGATTGGCCATCCGCCAATAGTGCGCGTAGACCCATGGGTGGTACTGCCCCGGCGTCCCATCCTCACTCTTCACGAATTTGAACGAGCTCATGGTGTCGCGTGGGTCGCGGAGGATGAACACGAAGCGGATGCCCGGGAACAGACCGGTGAGCATCTCCATCTGCATGAAATCCTGCGGTGCCTTGTAGCCCCAACGGGAACGGCCGTGGTGAAGAGCGAGGCGCACTAGCCATTCCTCCATCAGCTCATGCCAGCGAACCGGGGTTTTCGAGAACGTCTCCAGCAGGGCGGCGTTCATTTCCGAAACGTCGTCGAGGCTGCAGTCGGGCCGGTTGAAATCAGTCTCGAATTGGATCCGGGCTCGGAGTTGCCAGCCGAGGAAATCGACCAACTTCTCCAACTGTTCGCGTTCTAGGGCTCCGCTGGCACCCATTGCCCGGGCGTGGCGATGGAGGTACAGGTCGTCGAAGACATACCAATCATCCAGGGCGGACATCACATGGGAGAGAAACGAGCTCCCGCTTCGCGGCAGGCCGATCACGACGACCGGCGGCGTACGGTGATCCGGCGCGATGGGCCGGGTGGCAACGAGCGGGCTCGACATCGGGCGGAGCATAGGAAATCGGCGGTCTTTACCTTCGTGTTTCTGGGGCTCGCCCTGCTACTGCTCGGCGCAAAGCCTGCGGCGCCCAGATGTGGTCCCGACATGGAAGGCTGGACCCTCGATCCGCTTCCCGCCGACCGGTCACCCGTGGATCTGAGCTTCATGAACGAAAGCCCCGCCGGGGGCCACGGCTTCGTCAGCGCCAAGGGTGATCGTCTGGTTTTCGAGGATGGCACTCCGGCGCGTTTCTGGGGCGTGAACGTCCAGGCGAGTGCCCTGTTTCGGACCCGGGAAGACTCCATCGCACGTCATGCCAAGCGTATCGCCCAGCTCGGCTTCAATCTCGTGCGGCTGCACCACCACGATTCGATGGGCTTTGTGAAGCCCTCGCTGATCGATCACAAACTTCCCCATTCTCAGAGATTCAACCCGCGGGCCCAGGCGCGCTTCGATCTATGGATCTCGGAGCTCAAGAAGAACGGCATCTACGTCTGGCTCGATCTCCATACCGGCCGCGTCTTCAAGGAAGGGGACGAGATCCCCGGCTTCGAGGATCTCCTGCGAGGGAAGAAGCCCGGGGAAGGCAAGGGTTTCCTGTATCTGAACACGCGCCTGCAGGAGCTGATGCGCAGTTTCAACGAGACCTTTCTCGGTCATGTCAATCCGCACACGGGCCTGGCGTACAAAGACGATCCGGTCGTGATCGGTGTCTTGATCACCAACGAGAACGACGTCACCCACCACTTTGGCCGAAACTTCCGTGGCAATGAGAACCTGCACCACCGCGGCTTGTACGCGACCGCACTCAAAGCCTTCTCAGCGAAGTCCGGTGTTTCCGAGGCGAAAGTGCTAGCGGGCCGTACGCGAATCGGTACGAAGCTCTGGCTGAATCAGATCGAGCACGATTTCAACGTCGGCATGCGGGCGCATCTGGCCGAGCTGGGTTTTCGAGGCATCGTAGCTACGACCAACCTGTGGGCCGGAGGGCGTCTGCATAGCCTGCCATCACTATCGGACGGTGACCTGGTCGATGTCCATTCTTACGCCTTGCCCAACGCCCTGCGCGTCGATCCGCGGAGAATGGCCAACTTCGTTGCCCACGTGTCAACGGGTCAGCTACTGGGCCGACCGCTTTCGGTGAGCGAGTGGAACCATGGCAAGCCGCTGGCGGAAGCGCGCCACGGCTCCGCCGTCTACATGGCCAGCATTGCAAGCCTACAAGGGTGGGATGCACCCATGTTGTTCGGCTACAGCAACCGGCCGCTCCAGGCGCCCGGGCGCCCCATCCCCTGGTCGA
It includes:
- a CDS encoding sulfotransferase, giving the protein MSSPLVATRPIAPDHRTPPVVVIGLPRSGSSFLSHVMSALDDWYVFDDLYLHRHARAMGASGALEREQLEKLVDFLGWQLRARIQFETDFNRPDCSLDDVSEMNAALLETFSKTPVRWHELMEEWLVRLALHHGRSRWGYKAPQDFMQMEMLTGLFPGIRFVFILRDPRDTMSSFKFVKSEDGTPGQYHPWVYAHYWRMANQRADQYARALDVPMLRVRFEDLVGDPPREGRRLAEFLDTKLSGALPSGANTSFRDGARRSISETERWICERVAGREMDRQGYARDGARFRVRDLPDLATTTLRFTSHQTRRLWKNPAPRTSVAGFLRNLGRS